A window of Jannaschia sp. M317 contains these coding sequences:
- a CDS encoding acyl-homoserine-lactone synthase codes for MIHYIYSTDFDRHGDLVAGMFRDRTAQFRDRMHWDVTVDALGWETDAYDALDPLYVIAADGQGRHMGSMRFLPTTGPTMLGEVFPHLTGGGSIRSPRVWECTRFCLSPKAGSGVARQLLLAASELGLGLGLTHSVGVFDAPMTRVYRRLGWQPEVLGTRDGISAGVWTFSEAVHDRLLGLVGIHPSQSRNDFERTFASLLHAEPLSVRA; via the coding sequence GTGATCCACTATATTTATTCCACCGACTTCGACCGCCATGGCGATCTTGTGGCAGGCATGTTCCGCGACCGCACCGCGCAGTTTCGCGACCGCATGCATTGGGACGTCACCGTTGATGCGCTGGGCTGGGAAACGGATGCCTATGACGCGCTAGATCCACTTTATGTCATCGCCGCAGACGGGCAGGGCCGTCATATGGGATCGATGCGGTTTCTGCCCACGACCGGCCCGACCATGTTGGGCGAGGTTTTTCCCCATCTGACCGGGGGCGGGTCGATCCGGTCCCCGCGGGTTTGGGAATGCACCCGTTTCTGCCTGTCGCCCAAGGCCGGCAGCGGTGTCGCGCGGCAGCTTCTGCTTGCAGCGAGCGAGCTGGGCCTGGGGCTGGGCCTGACCCATTCGGTCGGCGTTTTTGATGCGCCCATGACCCGCGTCTATCGCCGTCTCGGCTGGCAGCCGGAGGTTCTGGGCACCCGCGATGGCATCTCTGCCGGGGTCTGGACCTTCTCCGAGGCGGTCCACGATCGTCTGCTCGGCCTTGTTGGCATTCACCCCAGCCAGTCGCGAAACGACTTCGAGAGGACATTCGCCAGCCTTCTGCACGCAGAGCCCCTTTCCGTCCGGGCCTGA
- a CDS encoding ATP-dependent RecD-like DNA helicase, with the protein MTTPTLSPDQADAWDRIAEVLTDSAVHLSDGYATAREDDDSRVLAVTGKAGSGKTLLLAELVKAARGAGLDLVSGDYERKGKDRRSLAVLAPTNKAASVLRTRGVPATTIHRILYTPVYDPEYERIAEWLAGDADRPETEALTDEMLDRAKRVYDETGSVPGALAAAGLRGSDFITGWKRRENPLDVGFVDESSMLDDRQFEDLKEIFPTLVLFGDPAQLAPVNQSGRMVFDRFQGDDHLHLDRVHRQEADSPILDLAHALGDPELGFYEFEQMVEAAAARDDRVVVAGRVDSDLMARSPVLVWRNATRIRLIRAFRQAHGADDTHLLPGEPLICDGLELPLKHRKRRIDLEARGLIKGAQVVYLGPGRKPGFSKLHVVGAPEPEISVSSIVKIEHPDEEEPFLPFAAHMGAAFLHGAAVTTHKAQGSQWDVVQVFAPDLYAASRAGRMEAGQALWKRLAYVAITRAATRLVWVKRYALAMPKAPLDTADLKVDPAPLALTAEEAPQ; encoded by the coding sequence ATGACAACGCCCACGCTCTCCCCCGATCAGGCAGACGCCTGGGACCGCATCGCCGAGGTGCTGACCGACTCCGCCGTGCATCTGTCCGACGGCTACGCCACCGCCCGCGAGGATGACGACAGCCGCGTGCTGGCCGTCACGGGCAAGGCGGGCTCGGGCAAGACCCTGTTGCTGGCAGAGCTGGTAAAGGCCGCACGCGGCGCCGGGCTGGACCTGGTGTCGGGCGACTATGAACGCAAGGGCAAGGACCGGCGGTCGCTGGCGGTGTTGGCCCCGACCAACAAGGCGGCCAGTGTCTTGCGCACGCGCGGGGTGCCTGCCACGACGATCCACCGGATCCTCTATACCCCCGTCTACGATCCGGAATATGAGCGTATCGCGGAATGGCTGGCGGGCGACGCCGACCGCCCCGAAACCGAGGCCCTGACCGACGAGATGCTGGACCGCGCCAAGCGGGTCTACGACGAGACGGGATCGGTTCCCGGCGCGCTGGCGGCGGCGGGGCTGCGCGGGTCGGACTTCATCACCGGATGGAAGCGACGGGAGAACCCGCTGGACGTGGGCTTTGTCGACGAATCCTCCATGCTCGACGACCGCCAGTTCGAGGACCTGAAAGAGATCTTCCCGACCCTCGTCCTGTTCGGAGATCCGGCGCAGCTGGCCCCGGTGAACCAATCGGGCCGCATGGTGTTCGACCGTTTTCAAGGCGACGACCACCTGCATCTGGACCGCGTCCACCGCCAGGAGGCGGACAGCCCGATCCTGGACCTGGCCCATGCGCTTGGCGACCCGGAGCTGGGCTTTTACGAGTTCGAACAGATGGTCGAGGCCGCCGCCGCCCGCGACGACCGCGTCGTCGTGGCGGGCCGGGTCGACAGCGATCTGATGGCGCGGTCGCCCGTGCTGGTCTGGCGCAACGCCACCCGTATCCGCCTGATCCGCGCCTTCCGGCAGGCACATGGGGCCGACGACACGCATCTGCTGCCGGGCGAGCCCTTGATCTGCGACGGGCTGGAGCTGCCTCTCAAGCACCGCAAGCGGCGTATCGACCTGGAGGCGCGGGGCCTGATCAAGGGGGCGCAGGTCGTCTATCTGGGGCCAGGCCGCAAGCCGGGGTTCAGCAAGCTGCACGTCGTTGGCGCGCCGGAGCCGGAAATTTCCGTCAGCTCTATCGTCAAGATCGAGCATCCCGACGAGGAAGAGCCGTTCCTGCCCTTCGCCGCTCACATGGGGGCTGCGTTTCTGCACGGGGCGGCGGTTACCACGCACAAGGCGCAGGGGTCGCAATGGGACGTGGTGCAGGTCTTTGCCCCCGATCTCTATGCCGCGTCCCGCGCCGGTCGGATGGAGGCGGGGCAGGCCCTGTGGAAACGCCTGGCCTATGTGGCGATCACCCGCGCGGCCACCCGGCTTGTCTGGGTGAAACGCTATGCCCTGGCGATGCCCAAGGCCCCGCTGGACACCGCCGACCTGAAGGTCGATCCTGCGCCCCTGGCATTGACCGCAGAGGAGGCCCCGCAATGA
- a CDS encoding SDR family oxidoreductase: MKTILITGASSGIGAATARLFLTQGWTVGLMARRADALRAVAGDHPNAHVLPGDVTDPAAAEAVVSDFAGRAGRLDVLFNNAGLFVPAAAIDETAVDDWHRAVAVNLTGMFLMARAAFGVMRAQGGGRIVNNGSISAHVPREGAVTYTVTKHAVTGLTRQLALDGRDLNIACGQIDIGNAKTPMLEALDAAQRDAGGDGVPMMAVEDAAKAVLHMASLPEGTNVLTMTIMANGMPYVGRG, encoded by the coding sequence ATGAAGACGATCCTGATCACCGGTGCGTCCTCGGGCATCGGGGCAGCAACTGCGCGGCTGTTCCTGACCCAGGGCTGGACCGTGGGCCTGATGGCGCGGCGCGCAGATGCGTTGCGCGCGGTTGCGGGCGATCACCCGAACGCCCATGTCCTGCCGGGCGATGTGACGGACCCGGCCGCCGCCGAAGCCGTCGTGTCCGATTTCGCAGGCCGCGCTGGTCGGTTGGACGTCTTGTTCAACAACGCGGGCCTGTTCGTGCCCGCCGCTGCCATCGACGAGACGGCGGTGGACGACTGGCACCGTGCCGTGGCCGTCAACCTGACCGGGATGTTCCTGATGGCGCGCGCCGCCTTTGGCGTGATGCGGGCGCAAGGGGGCGGGCGGATCGTCAACAACGGCTCGATCAGCGCGCATGTCCCCCGCGAAGGGGCGGTGACCTATACGGTCACGAAACACGCGGTGACCGGGCTGACCCGGCAACTGGCGCTGGACGGTCGGGACCTGAACATCGCCTGCGGACAGATCGACATCGGCAACGCCAAGACCCCGATGCTGGAGGCGCTGGACGCAGCCCAGCGGGACGCAGGCGGTGACGGTGTGCCGATGATGGCGGTGGAGGATGCGGCCAAGGCGGTGCTGCACATGGCATCCCTGCCCGAGGGAACGAACGTGCTGACCATGACGATCATGGCTAACGGCATGCCCTACGTCGGTCGCGGCTAG
- a CDS encoding fatty acid desaturase, producing the protein MADTHTDRRTDADTPRARDWIKILAGYRNPSVWRSTFELAVTLGPFLALWVLAWLALSVSGWLAFAISLVNAGFLLRLFAIQHDCGHGAFYNNRSLSDWLGRALGVLTLTPYDVWRRAHSIHHSAAGNLDLRGLGDITTLTVAEYRALTVMGRFRYRLYRNPIVLFGLGPGWQFFVANRVPLGLTGHLRYWASAMYTNAAILTVLGVIFYFGGAAPILLIFLPSTLLAATAGVWLFYVQHQFEATNWEDGADWDLHESALHGSSHYVMPKVLQWMSANIGIHHVHHLYSRIPFYRLPEVLRDHAALDEGNRMTIRESLVNARLHLWDEKSKRLLSFAEARAVT; encoded by the coding sequence ATGGCCGACACTCACACCGACCGTCGTACCGATGCCGACACCCCCCGCGCCCGCGACTGGATCAAGATCCTGGCCGGTTACCGCAACCCAAGCGTTTGGCGCAGCACGTTCGAGCTGGCCGTGACCCTCGGCCCGTTCCTCGCGCTATGGGTTCTGGCTTGGCTGGCGTTGTCGGTCAGCGGCTGGCTGGCCTTTGCGATATCCTTGGTGAATGCGGGTTTTCTGCTGCGGCTTTTCGCGATCCAACACGATTGCGGGCATGGGGCGTTCTACAACAACCGTTCGCTCAGCGATTGGCTGGGCCGCGCCTTGGGCGTGCTGACGCTGACGCCCTATGACGTCTGGCGGCGGGCACATTCGATCCATCACAGTGCGGCGGGCAACCTGGACCTCCGTGGCCTGGGCGACATCACCACGCTGACCGTGGCCGAATATCGCGCGCTGACCGTGATGGGCCGGTTTCGCTATCGCCTGTATCGCAACCCCATCGTGCTGTTCGGTCTGGGACCGGGTTGGCAGTTCTTTGTGGCAAATCGGGTGCCGCTGGGCCTGACTGGGCACCTGCGGTATTGGGCCAGTGCGATGTACACCAACGCGGCTATTCTGACCGTTCTGGGTGTGATCTTCTATTTTGGCGGCGCCGCCCCGATCCTTTTGATCTTCCTGCCCTCCACCTTGCTGGCGGCGACGGCCGGGGTCTGGCTGTTCTATGTGCAGCACCAGTTCGAGGCCACGAACTGGGAAGATGGCGCCGATTGGGATCTGCACGAATCCGCGCTTCATGGGTCGTCGCACTACGTGATGCCCAAGGTCCTGCAGTGGATGAGCGCGAATATCGGCATCCACCACGTCCACCACCTTTACAGCCGTATCCCCTTTTACCGCCTGCCCGAGGTCCTGCGGGACCACGCTGCATTGGACGAGGGCAACCGCATGACCATCCGCGAAAGCCTGGTGAACGCGCGGCTGCACCTGTGGGACGAGAAAAGCAAACGCCTGCTGTCCTTCGCCGAGGCGCGCGCCGTCACCTGA
- a CDS encoding TIGR02186 family protein, with translation MRSFLLSLVAVVLAALPVAAEEVVADLSQDRVAISTSFDGSEILVFGAIKRDEPVPAGSPIAVIITIAGPDEAVTVRRKERRLGIWVNVEGVEVDRAPSFYAIASSIPLDRALTPEMDDLWKVSTRQKISAEDAPETAADAPDFLEALVRVREAAAQYTLAESTVEIRDATLFSTKIALPADLTEGNYNTRIFLTRDGQVIDSYGTSIFVQKVGMERLIYNLAHEQPLIYGLLSLFIAISAGWLASAFFRYVLP, from the coding sequence ATGCGGTCCTTCCTGCTGAGCCTTGTCGCGGTCGTGCTGGCCGCCCTGCCCGTCGCGGCAGAAGAGGTCGTCGCCGACCTGAGCCAGGACCGCGTGGCGATCTCGACGTCGTTCGACGGCTCTGAAATCCTGGTGTTCGGGGCCATCAAGCGCGATGAACCCGTGCCTGCCGGATCGCCCATCGCGGTCATCATCACGATCGCGGGCCCGGACGAAGCCGTCACCGTCCGCCGGAAGGAACGCCGCCTGGGCATCTGGGTCAACGTCGAAGGCGTAGAGGTGGACCGTGCGCCCAGCTTTTACGCCATCGCCAGTTCCATCCCGCTGGACCGCGCGTTGACGCCGGAGATGGACGACCTGTGGAAGGTGTCCACCCGCCAGAAGATCAGCGCCGAAGATGCCCCGGAAACGGCCGCCGATGCCCCCGACTTCCTGGAGGCACTGGTCCGGGTCCGCGAGGCCGCGGCGCAATACACGTTGGCGGAATCGACGGTGGAGATCCGCGATGCAACGCTGTTCTCGACCAAGATCGCCCTGCCGGCCGATCTGACCGAGGGTAATTACAACACCCGTATCTTCCTGACCCGCGACGGTCAGGTGATCGACAGCTACGGGACGTCGATCTTCGTTCAGAAGGTCGGGATGGAGCGGTTGATCTATAACCTCGCCCATGAACAGCCGCTGATCTACGGGTTGCTGTCGCTGTTCATCGCGATTTCGGCGGGGTGGCTGGCCTCTGCGTTCTTCCGGTACGTTCTGCCCTGA
- a CDS encoding sulfite exporter TauE/SafE family protein yields the protein MQIYLPIAEVSVNAFLLVGLGGMVGILSGMFGVGGGFLMTPLLFMIGIPPAVAVATEANIIVASSFSGVLAHFRRKSVDLRMGFVLLIGGLVGAGLGVQVFAALKALGQVDLLVKLCYVVFLGIIGGLMFIESLNAIRKSRAKGPAPKTVRRQRGWIHALPFKMKFRTSGLYISVIPPLLVGLFVGVLAAIMGVGGGFIMVPAMIYLLGMPTKVVVGTSLFQIIFVTGFATLLHATTNYTVDMVLAVLLLVGGVIGAQVGTRIGTKLKAEQLRVLLAAMVLIVCAKLALDLLIEPSELFSVGAEGDH from the coding sequence GTGCAAATCTATCTTCCCATTGCCGAAGTTTCGGTCAACGCCTTCCTCCTCGTGGGGCTGGGCGGCATGGTCGGCATCTTGTCGGGCATGTTCGGTGTCGGAGGCGGCTTTCTGATGACGCCGCTTCTGTTCATGATCGGCATCCCGCCCGCCGTCGCGGTCGCGACCGAAGCGAACATCATCGTCGCCTCCAGCTTTTCCGGCGTTCTGGCGCATTTCAGGCGCAAGTCGGTGGACCTCAGGATGGGGTTTGTCCTGCTCATAGGCGGTCTGGTCGGTGCGGGCCTGGGTGTGCAGGTCTTTGCCGCGCTCAAGGCGTTGGGTCAGGTCGATCTGCTGGTCAAGCTTTGCTATGTCGTGTTCCTGGGGATCATCGGCGGGCTGATGTTCATCGAAAGCCTGAATGCCATCCGCAAGTCCCGCGCCAAAGGCCCCGCGCCCAAGACGGTGCGGCGGCAGCGCGGCTGGATCCATGCGCTGCCCTTCAAGATGAAATTCCGGACTTCGGGACTGTATATCTCGGTCATTCCGCCGCTTCTGGTCGGTTTGTTCGTGGGCGTCCTGGCCGCAATCATGGGTGTCGGCGGTGGGTTCATCATGGTTCCCGCGATGATCTATCTGCTGGGCATGCCCACCAAGGTCGTGGTCGGCACCTCGCTGTTCCAGATCATCTTTGTCACCGGGTTCGCGACCCTGCTGCATGCGACGACGAACTACACCGTGGACATGGTGCTGGCGGTTCTGCTGCTGGTCGGGGGTGTGATTGGTGCACAGGTCGGCACCCGCATCGGGACAAAGCTGAAGGCCGAGCAGTTGCGCGTCCTGCTGGCGGCCATGGTTCTGATCGTCTGCGCCAAGCTGGCGCTGGACCTGCTCATCGAACCATCAGAGCTGTTCTCTGTCGGCGCAGAGGGGGATCACTGA
- a CDS encoding purine-nucleoside phosphorylase, translated as MSKSAELTALIRDRAGAEALAYGLILGSGLGHLAEQVDGVAIDYADLPGFPHAGVSGHNPKLVVGQLGGTRVAVFGGRSHYYESGRADAMRLPLEVLAELGAEAVLATNAAGSLRADMPTGSLMLLSDHINFSGLNPLIGEPTDRRFVPMGDAHDPAIRSALREAARAEDVDLHEGVYAWYSGPSFETPAEIRAIRTLGADAVGMSTVPEVILARFLGLKAAAISTITNMAAGLSDEAISHEHTKAMAPLGAAKLEKVLTRFLN; from the coding sequence ATGTCAAAGAGCGCTGAGCTTACCGCCCTGATCCGCGACCGCGCGGGGGCAGAGGCACTGGCCTATGGCCTGATCCTGGGCTCCGGGCTGGGGCATCTGGCCGAGCAGGTGGACGGCGTGGCAATCGACTATGCCGACCTGCCCGGTTTCCCCCATGCAGGGGTCAGCGGCCATAACCCCAAGCTGGTCGTGGGACAGCTGGGCGGCACCCGGGTCGCCGTCTTTGGCGGACGGTCGCATTACTACGAAAGCGGGCGCGCGGACGCCATGCGCCTGCCGCTGGAGGTTCTGGCCGAACTGGGCGCAGAGGCGGTGCTGGCCACCAATGCCGCAGGCAGTCTGCGGGCGGACATGCCGACCGGATCGCTGATGCTGCTGTCGGATCACATCAACTTCTCGGGTCTCAACCCCCTGATCGGAGAGCCGACGGACCGCCGTTTTGTGCCGATGGGCGACGCCCATGACCCCGCGATCCGCAGCGCCCTGCGCGAGGCGGCCCGGGCGGAGGATGTCGATCTGCACGAAGGTGTCTACGCCTGGTATTCGGGCCCGTCGTTCGAAACACCTGCCGAAATCCGCGCGATCCGTACCCTGGGGGCCGATGCGGTCGGCATGTCGACCGTCCCGGAGGTGATCCTGGCGCGGTTTCTGGGGCTGAAGGCCGCGGCGATTTCGACGATCACCAACATGGCCGCAGGCCTGTCGGACGAAGCGATCAGCCACGAGCACACCAAGGCCATGGCCCCGCTGGGCGCAGCCAAGCTGGAGAAGGTGCTGACCCGCTTCCTGAACTGA
- a CDS encoding ABC transporter permease produces the protein MSFLEIIQILDSSLRLATPLLLACLAGLFSERAGVFDIGLEGKMLASAFLSAAVAAYTGNVWLGLLAGIFASLLMAALHGIASITFRGNQLISGVAINFLASGLTVVVGEAWFGLGGRTPQLEGAGRFSEITLPFAEALRDVPFLGPIYAELISGHSILVYVALLCVPATWWVLTRTRFGLRLRAVGENPAAVDTAGVSVVGLRYAAVMICGVLCGIAGAYLATALSAGFVKEMSAGRGFIALAALIFAKWRPWYALGACLLFGFLQALGFRGEMLNQLIGIQIPSALLDSLPYILTVVILAGFVGRAIPPRAGGEPYVKER, from the coding sequence ATGAGCTTCCTCGAAATCATCCAGATCCTCGATTCCTCCCTTCGGTTGGCCACGCCGCTGCTGCTGGCCTGTCTGGCGGGCCTGTTCAGCGAACGGGCAGGCGTGTTCGACATCGGGCTGGAGGGCAAGATGCTGGCCTCCGCCTTCCTGTCGGCTGCCGTGGCCGCCTATACCGGCAACGTGTGGCTGGGGCTGCTGGCGGGGATCTTCGCGTCGCTGCTGATGGCGGCGCTCCATGGCATCGCTTCGATCACCTTTCGCGGCAATCAGCTGATTTCCGGCGTGGCGATCAACTTTCTGGCGTCGGGCCTGACGGTCGTGGTGGGCGAGGCCTGGTTCGGCCTGGGCGGGCGCACCCCGCAGCTGGAAGGCGCGGGCCGGTTCAGCGAAATCACCCTGCCCTTCGCCGAGGCGCTGCGCGACGTGCCCTTCCTGGGGCCGATCTATGCGGAGCTGATCTCGGGCCATTCGATCCTGGTCTATGTGGCCCTTCTGTGTGTGCCCGCGACCTGGTGGGTCCTGACCCGCACCCGGTTCGGCCTGCGCCTGCGGGCCGTGGGCGAAAACCCCGCGGCGGTGGACACGGCGGGCGTGTCGGTCGTGGGGCTGCGTTATGCGGCAGTGATGATCTGTGGCGTACTTTGCGGTATCGCCGGGGCCTATCTGGCGACGGCGCTGTCGGCGGGTTTCGTCAAGGAAATGTCGGCGGGCCGGGGGTTCATCGCGCTGGCCGCGCTGATCTTTGCCAAATGGCGGCCGTGGTATGCACTGGGGGCCTGCCTGTTGTTCGGCTTTCTGCAGGCGCTGGGCTTCCGGGGTGAGATGCTGAACCAGTTGATCGGCATTCAGATCCCCTCGGCCCTGTTGGACAGCCTGCCCTATATCCTGACGGTGGTGATCCTGGCGGGCTTCGTCGGTCGCGCGATCCCGCCGCGCGCCGGAGGCGAGCCCTATGTCAAAGAGCGCTGA
- a CDS encoding LysE family translocator, translated as MTDLAPHLPGLLVAWGMLCLGLFSPGPNILAIIGTSMERGRPQGLALAAGVSVGTLLWGVLAVTGFTAVLTLWAGAMTVLKLAGAAYLLWLAYGAFRSAAQTVEVNTRTVDAPNLRAYGLRGLMVQMTNPKAAIFWVAIAAVGTGPDTPVFILVTLIGVSFLISLAGHVVYALAFSTRAAVALYARGRRAAQATIGTFFTYAAYRLATERT; from the coding sequence ATGACCGATCTGGCCCCCCATTTGCCCGGCCTTCTGGTGGCCTGGGGGATGCTTTGCCTTGGGCTTTTCTCGCCCGGACCGAACATCCTGGCGATCATCGGCACCTCGATGGAACGGGGCCGGCCGCAGGGCCTGGCGCTGGCTGCGGGTGTATCCGTCGGCACCCTTCTGTGGGGGGTATTGGCCGTGACCGGATTCACCGCCGTCCTGACCCTTTGGGCCGGGGCGATGACAGTGCTGAAGCTGGCGGGCGCGGCCTATCTGTTGTGGCTGGCCTATGGGGCCTTTCGGTCCGCTGCGCAGACGGTCGAGGTCAATACCCGTACCGTCGACGCACCCAACCTGCGGGCCTATGGACTGCGCGGGCTGATGGTGCAGATGACCAACCCGAAGGCCGCGATCTTCTGGGTGGCAATCGCCGCGGTCGGCACTGGGCCGGACACACCGGTGTTCATTCTGGTCACGTTGATCGGGGTTTCATTCCTGATCTCTCTGGCTGGTCATGTGGTCTATGCGCTGGCGTTTTCGACCCGCGCCGCCGTCGCGCTGTATGCGCGGGGCAGACGGGCCGCGCAGGCCACCATCGGAACCTTCTTTACCTATGCCGCCTACCGACTGGCGACGGAGCGGACATGA
- a CDS encoding ABC transporter permease codes for MRDSMPKWADILLIPFLNLLLALIVSGLVVAFIGEDPFEVLGLLVEGAVGSADGWSYTLYYATNFIFTGLGVAVAFHARMFNIGGEGQALLGGLGVALMLLWVPWPHWTLALIAAMLGAGAFGAFWASIPAYLQAKRGSHIVITTIMFNFIASALMVYLLSRVLLAPGAGGSPETARFAAATNLPSIADLYALLGLGCVERPFASVCRAPLNIAFPLALLSALGVWLLLWRTKLGYEIRAFGHSEPAALYAGISSTRIVMIAMTISGALCGLMAINSVMGEGERLVIDPVQGAGFVGIAVALMGRSHPLGVCIAALLFGMLYQGGGYVEFDIPAISREMILVIQALVILFTGALDNMVRLPVERLFLSMRRSPSRKDAG; via the coding sequence ATGAGAGACTCCATGCCCAAATGGGCCGACATCCTGCTGATCCCCTTTCTCAACCTGCTTCTGGCGTTGATCGTATCGGGCCTGGTCGTGGCCTTCATCGGTGAAGACCCGTTCGAGGTGCTGGGCCTGCTGGTCGAGGGGGCCGTCGGCTCGGCGGATGGTTGGAGCTATACGCTCTATTACGCGACGAACTTCATCTTTACGGGCCTCGGTGTCGCCGTCGCCTTTCACGCCCGGATGTTCAACATCGGCGGCGAGGGGCAGGCCCTGCTGGGCGGTCTGGGCGTGGCCCTGATGCTGCTCTGGGTGCCTTGGCCGCATTGGACGCTGGCCCTGATCGCGGCGATGCTGGGGGCCGGGGCCTTCGGGGCGTTCTGGGCCTCGATTCCGGCCTATCTGCAGGCCAAGCGCGGCAGCCACATCGTCATCACGACGATCATGTTCAACTTCATCGCCTCGGCGCTGATGGTCTATCTGCTCAGCCGTGTTCTGCTGGCCCCCGGCGCGGGCGGCTCGCCGGAAACGGCGCGGTTCGCCGCGGCGACCAATCTGCCGTCGATCGCGGATCTTTATGCCCTGCTGGGTCTGGGCTGCGTGGAGCGTCCCTTTGCCTCGGTCTGCCGCGCGCCTTTGAACATCGCTTTCCCGCTGGCGCTCTTGTCTGCGTTGGGCGTCTGGCTGCTGCTGTGGCGGACCAAGCTGGGCTATGAAATCCGCGCCTTCGGTCATTCGGAGCCGGCGGCGCTTTATGCCGGGATCTCGTCCACCCGGATCGTCATGATCGCGATGACCATCTCTGGCGCTCTCTGTGGCCTGATGGCGATCAACTCGGTCATGGGCGAGGGTGAACGGCTGGTCATCGACCCGGTGCAGGGTGCCGGTTTCGTGGGCATTGCGGTGGCGCTGATGGGGCGATCGCATCCCTTGGGCGTCTGCATCGCGGCCTTGCTGTTCGGGATGCTGTATCAGGGCGGTGGCTATGTCGAATTCGACATCCCCGCGATTTCACGAGAGATGATTCTGGTCATTCAGGCCCTGGTGATCCTGTTCACGGGCGCGCTGGACAACATGGTCCGGCTACCGGTTGAACGGCTGTTCCTGTCGATGCGCCGCAGCCCCAGCCGAAAGGACGCAGGATGA
- a CDS encoding ABC transporter ATP-binding protein encodes MTDPTPQGAPGDQSLAIELRGISKAFGPVQANKDISIQVKRGSIHGIIGENGAGKSTLMSILYGFYKADAGEILIGGTPTQIPDSQAAIDAGIGMVFQHFKLVENFSVLENIILGAEDGGLLKPSLAKARKLLAKLADDYEMDVDPDAIIEDLGVGQQQRVEILKALYREADILILDEPTGVLTPAEADHLFRILRGLRDEGKTIILITHKLREIMEITDTVSVMRRGEMTATVQTAETSPEHLAELMVGRKVLLRVDKTPAQPGKTILEVENLRVIDDQGVERLRGIDLTIRAGEVLGIAGVAGNGQSELLEVLGGYARGTGTIRVNGQEIDLTGTASDARSRRARGIAHVPEDRQREGLIMDYRAWENVGFGYHHDDRFGSGMFLDNAALKKDCEEKMARFDVRPPDPTLAAKSFSGGNQQKIVLAREIERNPDLLLIGQPTRGVDIGAIEFIHQQVIALRDQGKAILLVSVELDEIMALSDRIAVMFDGRIMGERLPDQTNQGELGLLMAGITGDAA; translated from the coding sequence ATGACTGACCCCACCCCCCAAGGTGCCCCCGGCGATCAGAGCCTTGCGATCGAGTTGCGCGGCATCTCCAAGGCCTTTGGCCCGGTGCAGGCCAACAAGGACATCTCGATCCAGGTCAAACGCGGGTCGATCCACGGGATCATCGGGGAAAACGGCGCGGGCAAATCGACGCTGATGTCCATCCTCTACGGGTTCTACAAGGCCGACGCGGGCGAGATCCTGATCGGCGGCACGCCGACCCAGATCCCCGACAGCCAGGCCGCGATCGACGCGGGCATCGGCATGGTGTTCCAGCACTTCAAACTGGTCGAGAATTTCTCCGTTCTGGAAAACATCATCCTGGGCGCAGAGGACGGCGGGCTTTTGAAACCCTCGTTGGCCAAGGCGCGCAAACTGCTGGCCAAACTGGCCGATGACTACGAAATGGACGTCGACCCCGACGCCATCATCGAAGACCTCGGCGTCGGACAGCAGCAGCGGGTAGAGATCCTCAAGGCGCTCTACCGTGAGGCGGATATCCTGATCCTGGACGAACCGACGGGCGTGCTGACGCCTGCCGAGGCCGACCACCTGTTCCGCATCCTGCGCGGCCTGCGCGACGAGGGGAAGACGATCATCCTGATCACCCACAAGCTGCGCGAGATCATGGAAATCACCGACACCGTCAGCGTCATGCGACGGGGCGAAATGACCGCCACCGTGCAGACCGCCGAAACCAGCCCGGAACATCTGGCCGAGCTGATGGTGGGGCGAAAAGTTCTGTTGCGCGTCGACAAGACCCCCGCCCAGCCCGGCAAGACCATCCTGGAGGTGGAAAACCTGCGCGTGATCGACGATCAGGGCGTGGAGCGGCTGCGCGGCATCGACCTGACCATTCGCGCGGGCGAAGTTCTGGGCATCGCAGGCGTTGCGGGCAACGGTCAGTCCGAACTGCTGGAGGTGCTGGGTGGCTATGCCAGGGGCACCGGGACGATCCGCGTCAACGGCCAGGAAATCGACCTGACCGGCACCGCGTCCGACGCGCGCAGTCGCCGCGCGCGCGGCATCGCCCACGTACCCGAGGACCGGCAGCGCGAGGGTCTGATCATGGACTACCGCGCCTGGGAAAACGTGGGCTTCGGCTATCACCACGACGACCGTTTTGGCAGCGGCATGTTTCTGGACAACGCCGCGCTCAAGAAAGACTGCGAAGAAAAGATGGCGCGCTTCGACGTGCGCCCGCCTGACCCGACGCTGGCCGCCAAGAGTTTCTCTGGCGGCAACCAGCAAAAGATCGTCCTCGCCCGAGAGATCGAGCGCAATCCAGACCTGTTGCTGATCGGGCAGCCCACGCGCGGCGTGGACATCGGCGCGATCGAGTTCATCCACCAGCAGGTCATCGCCCTGCGCGACCAGGGCAAAGCGATCCTGCTCGTATCGGTCGAACTTGATGAAATCATGGCCCTGTCGGACCGCATCGCGGTGATGTTCGACGGGCGCATCATGGGCGAACGCCTGCCGGATCAGACCAACCAGGGTGAGCTGGGCCTGCTGATGGCCGGCATCACCGGAGACGCCGCATGA